The window GAGCTGGTGTGCGCCCGCGCGGCCCAGGCCAGCGCCCTGGCGCGCGGCTGCAGGCTCTCGCTGGCCGCCGCGCTGGTACGCGAGTGCAAGATCACGCGCGAGGTGCTCGACCAGCGCCTCGCGCGTACGCTTTCCCCCGAATCGCCGGTATAGCGGCGCCCCAGCTGCGCACTGCTTCCAAGGCAACCTGGCCTACCCACTATAGCCGCGTAACCCTAGCCGGCGGCAGCCCACACGCCGGCTGGGCTATCGCGCATGCCCGCGCGCCCGAAAGTCGCCGCTGATTCGGCGCTACTTTTCCGTGTGCGTGTCGGTTCCTTCGACGAGTTTTGTACTATCGTCGCTAGGAGCCTGGCATGTCCGAACTTGAAGCACCACCCACGCCCAGCTCCGCACCTCCATTACGTGGCCGATCGACCGATCATCGTGGCGATGATGGCTCTTCGGTGCGCCCGCGCTGGCGCCGCCGGGCCTGGAGGTGGCTGGCCAGTGGCCGGGGCGCCGCAGCGGTTGCGCTGCTGGGCGTGATCGGCCTGCTGGCCTGGGCGGCGCACAGCCCGCGCTTCCTGGTGCATCGCGTGACGATCAGCGGCAACCGCCTGGTCGATACGTCGACACTGACCACGATCGCGGCGGTCGAAGGCCAGCCGATCTGGGCGGTCGACCCGGCCCAGGTGGCGGCGCGGCTGCAGGCCCACCCCTATATCAGCGACTCAACCGTGACGCTCAGGCTGCCCGACCAGGTGCAGATCGACGTACACGAGCCGCGCCAGGCGATCAGCTGGCAGAGCGGGGCGCAGCGCTTCGCGATTGCGCCCGATGGCCGCCTCTCGCCGCTGGATGCCAGCATCCCGATTAGCGCAACGTCAATCATCCAGGACTGGCGGAGCACGCCGGCCGGCGCCAACGACCGCGTTCCGCCGGCGGTGGTCGCGCTGGCACAGGCACTGATTGTGCGCCTGCCGGCCGAGACCGGGCTGACGCTACAGATGCTCGGCTGGGATCTTGTGCATGGGCTCGTCGCACAAACCAGCGACGGGCGCGTGTTGCTCTGGGGCGACGGCTCCAGCTTCAATCGCCAGCTGCAGGTCGCTGCAGCGCTGAACCAGCAGCACATCGAATATCGGGTGCTCGACCTGCGCGGGCGCATCGCCGCCTATCGTCTGGAAGGCGATCCATCGCTTCCACTACCATCAACATCCACACCACCAGCGAGGGAACCATGAAAGATCGCATCATTGTTGGGCTCGACATCGGATCATCGCGCATCTGCACAACTGTCGGCCAGGTTGCTACTGATGGATCGATTGCCTGGATCGCATCGGCCAGCGCACAGGCGCGCGGCATCGACCGCGGGCGGCTTGTGAACATCGAAGAGGCCGCCAGCGCCGTGATCGAGAGCGTGCGCGCGGCCGAGCGCCTGAGCGGCTATCGGATCGCCACCGCGTTTGTCAGCATCTCGGGCACACACCTGCGTGCGCAGAACAACGTCGGGGTCGTGGCAGTTGGGCGCAGCAGCCCCACCATCACACTCACCGACATCGACCGCGCGATCGAGTCGGCCCAGGCCGTGACGCTGCCGCCGCGCAACGAGATCGTCCATGTCATCCCGCGGGTCTACACAGTCGACCAGCAGCGTGGCATCCACGACCCGCTGGGCATGACCGGGTTTCGCCTCGAGGTCGAGGCCCACCTGGTGAGCGGCGACACCGCAGCGATCACCAACCTGATCCGCGGCGTGCAGCGCGCCGGGCTCGAGATCGACGAGCTCGTGGCGGCGCCGGTGGCGGCCTGTGCCAGTGCGCTGAGCGCAGAAGAGCGCGCGCACGGCGTGCTGCTGATCGATCTCGGCGCCGGCACCACTAGCATCGCGGTGGTCACGCAGGGCCAGATCGCCCACTGCGCAGTGCTGCCGATCGGCAGCATGCACATCACCAACGACATCGCGATGGTGCTGCAGGTACCCGCGCGCGAGGCCGAGCTGCTGAAGTGCCGCTATGGCCGCACGCTCGTCGAGGCGAGCGTACCCGAGGCCGAGGCGCCGATCGACGAGCCAGGGCTACCGGCGGTAAGCCGCAGCGTGCTGAACCAGATCATCACCGCGCGCACCGAAGAGATCGCCGACATGGCCGCCAGCGAGCTGCGCAATAGCGCCAGCCGCGGCCAGGTGACCGCCGGGGTCGTGCTGAGCGGCGGCGGCGCGCAGCTGCCAGGCATGGCCGAGATGCTGCGCGAGACGCTGTGCATGCCCGTACGCGTGGCCGAGCCTGCACCGGCCGATATTCTGTGTACGCCATCCGAAGCCCAGCCCAGCGCGGTGAGCCTGGGGCTAGTGCAGTGGGGCGCCGAGCACGGCCCGGCTAATCACGCCCATACGATGCGCGAGCCGAGCGGGCTGGCGCTGAACAACCACTACGATCGGATCAAAAGCTGGCTGCGGACATTTGTAGCCTAACTGAGGAGATCACCACTATGTCAACCTTGCACATCCCCTCACTCGCGATCGACAGCCCGGCCACGATCAAGGTGGTTGGCGTCGGCGGCGGCGGCTCGAACGCAGTCGACCGCATGATCATGGAAGGCATGCAGGGCGTCGAGTTCATCACCGTCAACACCGACGCGCAGGCGCTGGCCAGCTCGCGGGCCTCGCACCGCATCCAGATCGGCACCGCGCTTACGCGCGGCCTGGGCTCGGGCGGCAACCCGGTGATCGGCCAGAAATCGGCTGAGGAAAATACCGAGGAGCTATACCAGGCGCTCAAGGGCGCCGACATGCTGTTCGTCACCGCCGGCATGGGCGGCGGCACCGGCACCGGCGCCGCGCCGGTGGTGGCCGGGATCGGCCAGGATCTGAAGATGCTCACGGTGGGCGTTGTGACGCGGCCGTTTAACTTCGAGGGCAGCTACCGGCGCAAGATGGGCGAGCAGGGCATCGAGCAGCTGCGCCCGCTGGTCGATACGCTGATCGTCGTACCGAACGACCGGCTGCTGCAGACCGCCAACCGCCACACCTCGATGGTCGAGGCCTTCCGCATGGCCGATGGCGTGCTGCGCCAGGCCGTGCAGGGCATCTCCGACATCATCACCCAGCGCGGGATCATTAATGTCGACTTCGCCGACGTGCGTGCGATCATGACCCAGCAAGGCTCGTCGCTAATGTCGATCGGCCATGGCACCGGCGACAATCGCGTGGTCGACGCCGTGACCGAGGCAGTCACTTCGCCGCTGCTCGAGGTTTCGATCGACGGCGCCAAGGGTGTGCTGTTGAATGTGATCGGCAGCGAAGACCTGGGGCTGCTCGAGGTGTACGACGCCGCCGAGATCGTGGCGCGCTCGGTCGATCCCGAGGCGCAGATCATGTTCGGCGCGGTGGTCGACCCGCACTTCCCGCCCGGACAGGTGCGCGTCACGCTGATCGCCACCGGCCTAGATGCCAGCCGCACCGCGCCGCAGCGCGCGCGCAACTTCATCAGCACCGCGACACGCGCGCCGAGTGTGCCGAGTGTTGTGGCCCCCGCACCCGAGCCGGCCCCGCGCGCGCCGGCCGCCGAAAGTGTCGCGGCGACCGCGCCGGTGAGCCTGCTGCCACGCCGGTCGGTCGCCGCCGATGACCTTGATGTTCCTGCGATTCTGCGCCGCCACGCGGTGGCAGCCGGTGCCGAAGCCTAACAACGAAAAACCGCCGTCCACGAGACGCATGACGCGTTACATGGCGTGCGGTGAAGGTGCAGCTGGGGCGGCAGCCGGCCGACTCAGAGTGGAGCCTGGCCGGTTGGTGCGCGCATGGGGTTACTCGTCGTCGCCGTCGTCGAGCGCATCCCAGGCATCGCTATCGCCACACTGGTGGCAGACATCAACACCATCGGTGATACCCAGGTGTACCGTCACGTCTTCACAATCATCGCAGTACGAGACAGATGCATGTAAGCCGTTTAGCCCACTGTCCACAAGTAGCATGGTCGTTCTCCTCGGTTGTGTGGCATGCTCGTAACAAATCGTTGGGCACAGCATGACAGAACGATCGCACCTTGCGAAGATCGCCAGATTACAGGCACGTAACGCAGAGATGACAAGAAGATGACTCAACGTTTTCGCGCGGCTGCGCCGGCCCAGAGCCAGCCCTCGTTCTGGCGCATGCTGATGATCCTTCTGGCGATGCTGCTGGGGCTCGGCAGCATCCTGATCCGGCTTGGCGACGTGCAGGTGATCAAGCGCAGCGCGCTGGCCACGCGTGCCGACCGGCCGGTGATGCGCACGCTGACGGTGCAGGCGCGCCGCGGCACGATCACCGATCTGCGCGGGCTGCCGCTGGCGATCGATGTCGACCGCCAGAGCCTGTATGTGGTGCCCGAGCTGATCGAGGCCGAGCGCCGCCCGCAGGTGGCCGCGCAGCTGGCCGGGCTGCTGAATCGCTCGATCGACCAGATCGTGCCGGCGCTGAGCGACACCAGTGTGCGCTGGCGCCTGGTGGCGCGCGGGCTGCTGCCGGCGGCTGCCCAGCAAGTGGCGGCGCTCGATGAGCCGGCGCTGCGGCTGCTGTATGAACCACAGCGCGTGTACCCACAGGGCGCACTCGCCGCGCATGTGCTGGGCGGGGTCAACCTGAATGGCGACGGCCTGGGCGGGATCGAGTCGTCGTACGATACGCTGCTGCGCGGCACAACCGGCATTATCACCGCCGAGGTCGATGCGCTCAACCAGCCCATCCCGCTCCAGCCCATCCACGAGCAGCTGGGCCACGACGGCGCCGACCTGGTGCTGACGATCGACGCCGGGCTGCAGACCATGGTTGAAACCACGCTGCGCGGTGCGGTCGAAAAACACCACGCCGAGTCTGGCATCGCGATTGTGCTGAATGTGCGCGACGGCGGCATCCGCGCCATGGCCACCTTTCCAGCCTACGACCCGAATCACTATGCCGACGCACCGCCCGAGCGCTACTCGCAGAACCCGGCAATCGCCCGGCTGTACGAGCCAGGCTCGACGTTTAAGCTCGTGACCACGGCGGCCGGCCTGCAGAGTGGCGCGTTCAGCACCAGCACCACCGTACCCGACCCTGGTGCGATCGAGCGTGACGGCTGGACGCTACGCAACTGGAACGGCGCCGGCCATGGCGCGATCACACCCGGACAGATGCTGTACTACTCGAGCAATATCGGCGCGGTACACCTGAACGACCTGACCGGCCCCGACGCGTTCTACACCATGGTTACGGCCTTTGGCTTCGGCCGGCCGCTTGGCGTCGACCTGGCCGGCGAGGCCGGCGGGATCGCCTACCAGCCCGGCGATGCCGAGTGGAATAGCCTGCGCTTCGCCACCAACGCCTACGGCCAGGGCATCGCCGTCACGCCCCTCCAGATTGCGCAGATGGCCGCGATCGTCGGCAACGACGGCGTGCCGGTGGTGCCGCACGTGGTCGCGTCGATCTGCCGTGAGCGCACATGCCTGCCGCAGGCCCCGGCCGTCCAGCCGCGGGTGATCGCGCCAACGGTTGCCGAGGCCATCCGCACCATGCTGATCGCCAGCGCTAACCATTATGTAAACGCCGAGGCACCCGACAGCAACTGGCTGGTGCCGGGCTACGCGGTTGGCGCCAAAACCGGCACGGCCTCGATCCCCTCGGCCGACGGCACCTACGAAGACAACGCCACCATCGGGTCGGTGGTTGGGCTGGTGCCGGCCGACCAGCCGCGCTACGCGCTGCTCGTTGTGATCATCCGGCCGCAGGGCGACATATATGGCCTGCAGAGCGCACTACCGACCTTTCGCACGATCGCGGCGCACCTGGTGCGCACCAGCGACGTAGCCCCCGATCCGGCGAAAGCCGGACCCGACCAGGCAATCGGCGCGGTGCCGCAATAATCAGAGACTCTTTTCGAAAGGAGCGTCGGTATCCCGATGGAACGACGAACATCGTTGCGGGCGAACCTACAGCATCGCACTCGCACTGTATTCAGGAAGGAACGCGCCAATGTGGTGGATCGTATGGCTCGTAGTTATGGTACTGGCGCCATGTCTCGAAGGGCTACACGTGATCTGGGAGCTACGGACGCCGGCCGAGGAGCAGCCCGACGCCGCCGCGCAATCGGCCGGCTCGAGCCGCTAACGCGCCTGGCCCGGCTGCGCTGGCGCCAGCTGTGCCGCAGCCTCGGGCTGCTCAGCCCGGTGCTGCGCCATGCCCACGGCCTGGCCGCCGCCGGCCTGCTGCTGATCCAGCTGGTGATGAGCGTCAGCACGATCTGGATCGACCGGGCCATGGCCGAGCGCGAATCGATCGTCGCGGCCGAGGTGGCGCAGCTCGAGCTCGACCGCGACCGGCTGACGATCGCGGTGGCGCAAGCCGGCGACCCGGCCGCGATCGAGGTGCGCGCACGCGACACCCTGTTCTATGTACGGCCCGAGGATCACCTGGTAATCATCCCTGGTGCGGCACTCGCAGACGAGATCGCATCGCCGCCGTGGTGGCTGTATGAATAAGCAAGTGTTCAACAATCCAGCCCAGCGCCTGAGCGGTGTGGCACGCGGCCTGCAGAGCCGGGCCGGGCGCTGGTTTGGCTGGCTGCTGGTGGGCGTGATGGCGATTGTGCTGCTGATGCAGATCAGCGCGCTGACCACGCGCACCTACGCAGTGTACGACCTCGAGGCAGCCCGCACGCAGCTACAGCGTGAGCGCCGCGACCTGGTGCTGGCGCTGAGCACCGCCCAGCCGCTGGCCGATCTGGCGACGACCGCGACCGCCGCCGGGCTACAGCCGGCCGCGCCCGAGCAATGGACTGTGCTGAGCGCGCCAACCCAGGAGGCCCATCCATGAGTGTATCGCGCCCTAACCTGCGGCGTGCGGGCATCGCGCAGCTGCGTACGCAAGCGCCGGTGCGCAGCACCAATGTGCTGGGCGACCCACTGCTGGCAGCGGTGCTGGTTGGCATGGTACCGTTCGGCCTGCTGATGGTCGGCAGCGCCTCGTTTGTCGACGCGATCACCACGCACGGTGGCCAGGCCTGGTACTACGCCCAGCGCCAGCTGGTGGGCTGCGTATTCGGCGCAGGCATCTTCGCGTTCGGCCTGCGCACACCCTACCGGATCTGGCATCGCAGCGCGCTCGGGCTCATGCTGGTGGTGCTGGGGCTGCTGGCGCTGGTGCTGGTGCTGCCGATCACGATCACCCAGGTGAACGGCGCGCGCAGCTGGTTCCGCTTCGGCACATTCAGCTTCCAGCCGGCCGAGCTGGCCAAGTTCGCGATCATCGTCTACTTCGCGCGCTGGCTCTCGCGGCGGGCCGGGCAGGTAGCCGATGCCGGCGCGGGGCTGGTGCCATACGCGCTGATGATGGGGATTATGTGCGGCCTGGTGATGCTCCAGCCCGACCTGGGCACCACCACGGTGCTGGTGCTGATCGGTGGGATCATGTATATCGCGGCGGGCGCGCGCCTGCTGCACATCGCCCTGGCGCTGGTGATCTCGAGCACGGCCTTCTGGGCTATGGTGCGCCTGGCACCCTACCGCGCCGACCGGATCGCGGCGTGGCTCGACCCGTTCAGCCACTATGATGGGGCCGGCTACCAGCCGGTGCATGCGCTCTCGGCGCTGGCACGCGGCGGGATATTTGGGGTCGGGCTGGGCCAGAGCCGCGAGAAATTCCTGTGGCTGCCGCAGGCACACACCGACACGATCCTGGCGATCATCGGCGAGGAGTTCGGCTTCCTGGGCACGCTGGCGGTGATCCTGTGCTTTGCGATCATCGCGTGGCGCGGCATCCGCATCGCCCTCCGCGCGCCCGACAGCTTCGGCCGGCTGCTGGCGGTCGGCATCACCGCGTGGCTGGTCGGCCAGGCGATCATCAATATGTCGGTCGTCGTCGGCCTGATTCCATTCACAGGGCTTACGCTACCGTTCATCAGCTATGGCAGCTCGTCGATCATGACCTGCCTGCTGGCCGGCGGGGTGCTGCTCAATATCGCGCGAGCAAGCGACAGCCCGCACGCCAGCGCCGACACCCGCAGCGAGTGAGCCGGCCAGGCAACCTGGCGCTCGGCCGCAGGCTACCCATCCCGACCACGCACGACCTGGTATTCAGTGCAATGCAACTACATCCTGGAGAGATCGCTATGCCTCAACTCGTTCAACTCACAATGATGGTGGTGCTGTTTGTCGCCGGCCTGGTGCTGCTTGGCAGCGGGTTGTGGATCATTCTGACCCGCGAGTACCAGGAGACGCTGCGCGCGCTCTCGGCTCAGTCGGGCCGCGTGTCGAGCAAATCGCTGAGCGACCTGGCCATCCAGCCGGCGCTCGAAGGCGCCTCGCAGCTGATGGACGCGATCACGCGGATGGTGCAGACCGCACTGGGCATGGGGGCGTTCCTCTGCGTTCTCGGCGCGCTGCTGTGCGCGGCGAGCCTGTGGTTGTCGTTGCAGCTGGGTTAGGCCAGGAAGGGACGGTGCATCATGGAGAGAGCCGATTCGCGCGCCCAGACTGCGGCGATTCTCGCGGCGCTAACGACCATGCGGTCGACACGCCCCGACCTGGCGGATTGGTGCGAGCGCGTGCCTGCGCTGCTCGAGCTGCTCAGCGCCGAGCCGTGGGCTGGGCGCTGGGCACAGCTACCCGACGCCGCACAGGGCACTGCGGCACTGCTGGCGGCCTGGGCCGAGCCTGAGCACGGGCTGGCACCCAAGCCCGAGGCGCTGGCCGCATTCAGAATAGCCGGCGTGCTTGCGGCGCAGGCCGCCGCACCCTGGCCCCCCGCCGACCACCAGCCCGCGCTGGTGGCTCGCTGTCTGATGGGCCTGAGCGCCAACCCGCTGGCGCCGCTACGCACAATCGCGCATGCGCGCGACGCCGCCGCGCTGGCCGAGGCGCTCGACGAGCCGAACGCGCGGGCGATTGACATGAGCGCGCTGCTGGCCGATCTGCCCGCGCCGGCGCTGGTGGCGCTGCTGAGCGCAGCCGCCGCGACGGCCCACCCACAGCTGCCGCAGATCGTGGCGGCCGCGCATAGCACCGGCCGGGCCGCGCCCGACCATGGCGCGGCGCTGGTGGCCGCGCTGCTGCCGCAGCATCCAGTCGAAGCCGCTGCGCTGGCCGAGTCGATTGTAGCGGCCTGGCCCAAGCACCTGAGCGCCCGGCTGGCGCTGGCGCGCGCCTATGGCTGCGCCGGCGATACGGCGGCGGCGGCGCCACTGCTGGCCGGTGCGCTGGCCGAGCTCGACCGGCTGGCCGCCGCTGCCGCCGCCGACCTGGCTGCCACCGAGCAGGCGCTGGGCCGCCCCACCCAGGCCCGCACCGCCTGGGCGCGCGCGCTGGCGCGCAACCCCGCGCACGCCGACGCGGCAGTGGCACTGGCACGCCAGGCCCTGGCCAGCGGCCGCCGGGCATATGCCGAGCGCATCCTGGCGGCGCTGGTGGCGCGCAGCGCCGGCGCCGAGCTACCCGCGCTGCTGCCCGCGCTGCACCAGGCCGCACTTGAGGCACCGCTCCGCGCGGCGCTAGCGCGCGCCGCAGCGGCCCAACCCAACCACCCCACAACGCTGTATTACACCGGCCTGCTCCAGCAACGCGACGGCGCGCTCGACCAGGCCCAGGCCACGCTGACGCGCGCGATCGTGCGGGCGCCGCGCTGGTGGGCGCCGCGCCTGGCGTACGCCGACCTGCTGCGCGCGCGCGGTGCGCTCGACCCAGCCGCTGCCGAGTATCGCGCGGTGCTCGAGCGCGACCCGGCCAACACCCAGGCGCTGATCGGGCTGGCCCAGATCGGCGCGGCCAAGGGCGACCTGCCAGGCGCGCTTGCGCTGGCCGAGGCGCTGGTGCGCAGCGCGCCCGCCGCCGCCGAGCACCATGCCCTGCACGCCGACATGCTGATGGCCGCCGGGCGCGCAGCCGAGGCGATAGCGCCGGCCGCGCACGCGCTCGCGCGTGATGCCACGCCGGCGCACACGGTGCGGCTGGCCAGCGCGCAGCTGGCCAGCGGCGCGCCGCACGACGCTGTTGCGACGCTTCAGGCGGCGCGTGCGCAGGCCGGCGATCAGCCAGATCTGCTGGCGCTGCTGGCCACCTCGGCCGCTGCAGCCCAGAACTGGACAGCCGCGCTCGACGCCTGGAGCACGCTCTTCCAGCACCACCGCGATGCCGCCAGCGCGCGCGGGGCCGCGCAGGCAGCCCGATCGGCCGGCGACCTGGCCCAGGCGCGGGCATGGCTGGCGCGCGCGCTGCGCTGCACACCGCACGATAGCAACCTGTGGATCGAGATCGCGGCGGCGCATAGCGCCGCCGCCCGCCCGCGTGCCGCCGTGCGGGCCTACCTGCACGCCATCAAGGCCGGCGCGCCGGCCAGCCTTCAGCGCAACCTGGCCCAGGCCTACCTTCAGGCTGGCGACACGCACGCCGCGCGCGCATGCCTCGAGGGCTATATTGCCGGCGCCCCACAAGACGCACTGGCGTGGCACCTGCTCGGGCGGGTGTGCATGCTCCAGGCCGACCGGGCCGGCGCGCTCGCGGCCGCCGAGCGGCTGGCCACGCTACCAGCGCTGCCCAGCCCGATCGCCTGCTGGCTGATCGACACGCTCGCGGCCGCTGGCCTGCGCGGCCGTGCCCGCGAGGTGGCCGATGCAACCATCGCGGTGGCCCCGCACGACGCGGCCCTGCGCGCGCGGCGCGCCGGGCTGCTGCTGAACGCCGGCGCGATTGCCGAAGCCCGCGCCGATGCGCTGGCCGCGCTCACACGCCAGCGCGACCTAGCGGCCGCCCGGCTGATCCTGGCGCGCATCCAGCTGCGTGAAGGCGGCTATGCCGCCGCAAACACAACCCTCGCGCCACTTGTCGGCGACCCACGCCACGCCGATGTGGTCGGGCCGCTGCTGGCCGAGGCGCTCGAGGGCTGCGGCGATATGGCCGAGGCCCTGCCCTACGCCGAGCGCGCACTCGCACGCACCCCGGCCGACCCGGCGCTGCGCGCGCGTGTAGCCCGGCTACTGCTGGCAACCGATCAGCCCGAGCGCGTCGTGGCACTGCTGGCAGGCCAGCTCGATCAGCCCGAGCTGCTGATCGTGCGCGCGCAGGCTGCCGCCGCGCTTGGGATGGCCGAGGCTGCCGAGCACGACGCACAGGCCGCCGCCGGCCGCGCCCCCGACAGCGCCGTAATCGCGCTGGCCGCCACGGCTATCGCCACCACCACGCTGGCCCCGGCCGGCGCGCGCCAGCAGTGGCTTGCGCTACTCAAGCGCTTCCCGGCCGACCGCGCCATCCGGCTGCGGGCCGCACAGGCCACGTTCGCAGATGGCGACGCACGTGCGACGATCGGCCTGCTGCGCCCGCTGGTGGCGAGCGGCCCTGCGTCGGGCGAGGTCGCCGGGCTGCTGGGCCAGGCCTACGTGTACGCCGGCCATGTACACGATGGCGTACGCACATTGCGGTACGCACTGCGCCATGCACCCGATGCCGCCGCGCGCACCACCCTTCAGCTTGCGCTGGCCAACGCCTACGTTCAGCACGGCTGGACGGACGACGCCCATGCCATGCTCGAGGCACTGCTGGCCGATAAGCCTGATCACAGCGAGGCCCGGCGTATGCGCGCACGCCTGGCGCTGGCGGCGGCCGATCTGCCGGCCGCTGCGGCCGACCTCGCGCTGCTGGATGATCGCGACGCCGATACGGCCGAGCTGCGCGCCACGCTGGCCGCGCGCCAGGGCGATTGGGATCGCGCACTGGCCGCGCAACGCCAGGCCTGTGCGCTCGAACTGAACCCGGCGCGCATCGCGCGGCTGGCCGAGCTGTGCGCCGCAGCCGAACGCCCCGCCGAGCAGATCGCGGCGCTCGAATCGCTGACAACACACGCGCCCGCGCCGGCACACTGGGCCGCGCTGGCCCAGGCCTACGCTGCGGCCGATCGGCGCCCGGCCGCGCGCACGGCCTGGGAGTCGGCCCTGGATGCCAGCGCGCCGGCCGAGTGGTGGGCGGCCTATGGACACCTGCTGCTGGCCGACGCCGACCCGCACGGGGCCAGCGCGGCACTTGGGCGCGCGCTGGCGCTCGACCCGGCCGATGCCGCGAGCGCCGCGACGCTGGCCGATATCTGCGCCGTGCCGTCGGAGCGGGTCGAACTGTTGCGGCAGGCCACCCGCAGCGCGCCCAAAGACGCCACGCTCTGGCGCAAATTGGCGCACGCGCTCGACGCCGCAGGTGCCGGCGATGAAGCCCGCCAGGCCCTGCGCCAGGCCAGCGCGTTAGCGCCCGACGACCCCGTGGCGGCCGAGTCTTACGCCAATGCGCTGCTGGCGGCCGGCGAGCGCCTCGACGCGGTCGAGGTACTCGAGCAGGCCTGCGCCGCACCCGACGCCCCGGCCTTCCTGCTGGGCCGCCTGGCCGATGTTCTGGTTGAAGGGCTGCCGTTCATCGGCGACCTGGTGCGCCTGCCGGCCGCGCCCGACCCGGCGCGCCAGCGCTTGACGGCCCGTGCCGATCTGCTGCTCGAGCAGGCCCGCACCCGCGAGCCGGAAGCGCCGCAATGGTGGCTCAGGGCCGCGCGCTTGCGCCTGGTGGCTGGTGATCGTCGCGGGGCGCACCGCCTGCTGGCCGAGCTGCCCTGGGATCGGCTGAACGAGGCCGACCACAGCAGCGCGCGGGCCTTACGTGCGCTGGCGCTGGCCGGCAGCGGCGAGCTACAGCTGGCTGCGGCCGACGCGCGTGAGCTGCTCGGCACGCCCGATGGCACGGCCATGCGCGCCATCCTGGCCGAGGCGGCCTA of the Candidatus Kouleothrix ribensis genome contains:
- a CDS encoding tetratricopeptide repeat protein, producing MERADSRAQTAAILAALTTMRSTRPDLADWCERVPALLELLSAEPWAGRWAQLPDAAQGTAALLAAWAEPEHGLAPKPEALAAFRIAGVLAAQAAAPWPPADHQPALVARCLMGLSANPLAPLRTIAHARDAAALAEALDEPNARAIDMSALLADLPAPALVALLSAAAATAHPQLPQIVAAAHSTGRAAPDHGAALVAALLPQHPVEAAALAESIVAAWPKHLSARLALARAYGCAGDTAAAAPLLAGALAELDRLAAAAAADLAATEQALGRPTQARTAWARALARNPAHADAAVALARQALASGRRAYAERILAALVARSAGAELPALLPALHQAALEAPLRAALARAAAAQPNHPTTLYYTGLLQQRDGALDQAQATLTRAIVRAPRWWAPRLAYADLLRARGALDPAAAEYRAVLERDPANTQALIGLAQIGAAKGDLPGALALAEALVRSAPAAAEHHALHADMLMAAGRAAEAIAPAAHALARDATPAHTVRLASAQLASGAPHDAVATLQAARAQAGDQPDLLALLATSAAAAQNWTAALDAWSTLFQHHRDAASARGAAQAARSAGDLAQARAWLARALRCTPHDSNLWIEIAAAHSAAARPRAAVRAYLHAIKAGAPASLQRNLAQAYLQAGDTHAARACLEGYIAGAPQDALAWHLLGRVCMLQADRAGALAAAERLATLPALPSPIACWLIDTLAAAGLRGRAREVADATIAVAPHDAALRARRAGLLLNAGAIAEARADALAALTRQRDLAAARLILARIQLREGGYAAANTTLAPLVGDPRHADVVGPLLAEALEGCGDMAEALPYAERALARTPADPALRARVARLLLATDQPERVVALLAGQLDQPELLIVRAQAAAALGMAEAAEHDAQAAAGRAPDSAVIALAATAIATTTLAPAGARQQWLALLKRFPADRAIRLRAAQATFADGDARATIGLLRPLVASGPASGEVAGLLGQAYVYAGHVHDGVRTLRYALRHAPDAAARTTLQLALANAYVQHGWTDDAHAMLEALLADKPDHSEARRMRARLALAAADLPAAAADLALLDDRDADTAELRATLAARQGDWDRALAAQRQACALELNPARIARLAELCAAAERPAEQIAALESLTTHAPAPAHWAALAQAYAAADRRPAARTAWESALDASAPAEWWAAYGHLLLADADPHGASAALGRALALDPADAASAATLADICAVPSERVELLRQATRSAPKDATLWRKLAHALDAAGAGDEARQALRQASALAPDDPVAAESYANALLAAGERLDAVEVLEQACAAPDAPAFLLGRLADVLVEGLPFIGDLVRLPAAPDPARQRLTARADLLLEQARTREPEAPQWWLRAARLRLVAGDRRGAHRLLAELPWDRLNEADHSSARALRALALAGSGELQLAAADARELLGTPDGTAMRAILAEAAYANGDLAAAREHARVARDNGADSPALLATLGRAALALGHAAEACEALELALEQGNQAEWLVALSNAYAQLDRRDRALEYAARAVRAAPNVASYQQQLATLYQQQRQLHDARAALIRALSLQPDMAPWHAQMAEICDALGMAQAAAQSLSQARALAPHDPAIKVIGAQLRAAQGDTTGALAEYREALAGAPDRVEWHVAAAELARTSRQSAEFLKHAHAVVEHAPNHAPHWQLLAEAAEQNRDAAAAMAVLEQGLTHCANDRGLTLRAARQALVLNRPSRAQALIDAWLDHSPDDGEAWELAGLSAQALGDTDAGQRALERAIRVAPRRASAHAALARLSLALGDHATALRAAANASDYEPANRGYVVLLAHALHAAQRLDEARAIIRALPPEALPLDGEIYRWYAELQLLDGDPGRAISALEHAIEQLPAEPELYLWAGRAHRQLRHYRRAITHLRRAIRLRPSYPEAIIELSSLGPLAFAAHAARGDGAEEALPEHAE